TAAGTTAAGGAAAGAAAGAAAAAGAAAATAGGCGAAAGTTTTTTCATTGTATTTTTATTTCTATGATATTATAAAAAACGTAACAGATTTTGTAAGGTACTACAGGTGGAATTTGAGTATTTAAAATACGGTTATAAGCAAAGTTAAGAATATTAGTCTTACAATCCTTATTTTACAAGAGGTAAATGCAGGTAAGAGTTAAATTTTTTTTGATAAATTTATTAAGAAAATGGGAATTTTTCTGATGGTGTCTTAGCGTTTTAGTGCTTATTCAGTCTGATGATATAGTCGCAGTATTCAGTCGCAGTATTCAGTCGCAGTATTCAGTCGCAGTTTACAGTCGCAGTTTACAGTCGCGGTATTCAGTTTTAGTATTCAGTTTTAGTATTCAGTCGCAGTTTGCGGTCATAATTTACAGTTGCGGTTTATAGTTTCAGTATTCAGTCTCAGTTTTAACTTTCTCAGAACCTAAGAGCCTCAGTATCTTTGTGTCTTTGCAACTTTATACCTCAGAACCTTTATATTATTCATTGAACTTTACTTGTTTTTTTATACCTTAGTATACATATTTATAAATTAACTGCTTATTAACATGAAAAGAGATCTATTATTTTTAGCTATTGTGTTGACTAGTTTGTTTAGTCTTCCTGTTTTTTCTCAGTCTAATGATGAGCCTGTTGCTTTAGGTTTGCCAGGTGATAATCTTAGTTTATTTGCTGTACTTGATGTTTTTCAAAAATCTAAAACATTAGAAGATTTTGAAAGAGCATTAAACGATCCAGATAGTAAGGTTAATAATTTAGATTTAAATAATGATGGACAAATCGATTATATTGAAGTTGAAGGACATAAAGAAGGTAATACTCATGTGATTGTACTACAGGTTGCTGTAAACAGTAAAGAAACGCAGGATGTTGCTGTAATTGAAGTTGTTAAAGATAAGAATAACAAGATACATGTTCAGGCTATTGGAGATAAAGATTTATATGGTAAGAATTATATTGTAGAGCCTGCTGATACTACATCGGTAACACCTAATCCAGGTTATAAAGGAGATGCTCCTGTAATTATAAATAACAATACTGTCAATAACTATAATACGACAACTAATCCAAGCTATGTGAGTACTAGTGTGAGTGCGTGGCCAGTAGTGTTGTTTTTGTTTTCGCCTGTATATGTTGTGTATAGATCGCCTTGGCATTGGGGGTATTATCCTCCGTATTGGCATCCTTGGCATCCTGTTTATTATCATGATTATTGGGGGTATCATGGACATTATTATAGAAGTCCTTATTATCGTAGAACGACAGTTATAAGACATCCTAGGTATTATAACAATTATGCTACTAGAAGAAATTCTTCTGTTGTTGTTAGAGATAATCGGGCAAACGGGCGTTATAATTCAACTTATAATGGTCGGGATTATAAAAGACCAGCGCCAGTTACAACCACTAGGCCATCTAGACCAGGTAATACAACTAGACCAGTGACTCGTCCTACTAACCCATCGACTAGGCCAGGTAGTACAACAAGACCAGTAACTCGACCTACAAATCCATCAACTAGACCAGGTACAGGTACAACAAGACCAACGACCCGTCCAGTTACACCAGTAAATCCATCGACAAGGCCAGGTACGACAAGACCAACAACCCGTCCAGTTACGCCGGTATATCCTTCTGCAGGGCCAGGGACTCGCCCAACAACACCAGCAACAAGACCTGGTACAGGAACGACAAGGCCAGTTACTCGTCCAGTTACTCCAGTTGCTCCAATTACACGTCCTGCTGTTAGGCCGGCACAGCCAATGGCGCGACCTGCAACCAGACCGGCTGGTACTAGGCCTGCAAATGCAGGTTCTGATAGAAGATAAGGGAACGATTTTTTATTTCAAGACTATTTGCTAGTTTAAATTTTTATTTTATTACATATGAAGAAATCTGAGCTAATTAAAATTATTTTTGCTGTCTTAATGTTTCCCAATTTTATTAACGCTCAAATTGATGTAAATCAGGCTACAACAAATTCAGAAGAGGTTGTTAATTATCCGCAGTTTAAGTTTAAAGGGCTTTTTCAGGCTCGGTTTTTAGGAGCGCTTTCGGATAATGTAGATGTTCTAGGAGTTCATAATTCAGCAGGTGAGGCTACTCAAACTTCATTTGATGTCAAAAGAATGCGTGTTGGGCTTAACACAAAATTGAGTGAGCAAACAGAAGTTGTAATTCTGGTAAATTTGGCTGATTTTAAATCTGATCCTAAAAATAAAGTCCTTGAGAATGCTTATGCAAAATATACTTTTAGTAAGTACTTTGCGGTAACTGGAGGTCAATTTCGTCCTGCTTTTGGTATAGAAGAGCTTGTTCCTGTTGATGTTATTAAATCCTTTGACTTTTCGAATCAGTATTACGAATTTGGAAAAAATGGATGGACGAGTTTTCAAATCGGGGCTTCTGCAACAGGCTCTTTTGATGTTGGTATTCTTCCGGTTAGCTATGCTATTTCTGTTTTAAATGGAACAGGAAGAAATCAAGAAAAGGATAAAGATAACGGAAAGCAATATTCTACAAGATGGGTTTTTGGATTGTCTAAATCGCATAAAATTAATCTAGGATTAAATGGGGGGATGGGAAAAGTATTTAATCAAGATGTATTTGCTTTAGGTGTAGATATTACGAGTGATTTTAAACTTACTGATGAGCTTACTTTTGATTTGCAAGTTGAGTATAAGCAAGGAACGAACCATAATTTGTATTTTTCATTGCCAGTGGATGCTAGAACATTAAATGCTAATGACTATCAGATGCGAGGTTATTATCTAATGCCTAACTTAAGGTATCGTATAGATTATAAAAAATTGAGTTCTTTGGAATTCTCATGCCGTTATGAATCTTTTGATACTAATTTTAAATTAAATTCAAATGTTCGAAAATCATATGTACCAATGATGAGTCTTGAATTTGGAAAGGCATATACGGGAAGGATTGGGTTGG
The nucleotide sequence above comes from Flavobacterium branchiarum. Encoded proteins:
- a CDS encoding porin encodes the protein MKKSELIKIIFAVLMFPNFINAQIDVNQATTNSEEVVNYPQFKFKGLFQARFLGALSDNVDVLGVHNSAGEATQTSFDVKRMRVGLNTKLSEQTEVVILVNLADFKSDPKNKVLENAYAKYTFSKYFAVTGGQFRPAFGIEELVPVDVIKSFDFSNQYYEFGKNGWTSFQIGASATGSFDVGILPVSYAISVLNGTGRNQEKDKDNGKQYSTRWVFGLSKSHKINLGLNGGMGKVFNQDVFALGVDITSDFKLTDELTFDLQVEYKQGTNHNLYFSLPVDARTLNANDYQMRGYYLMPNLRYRIDYKKLSSLEFSCRYESFDTNFKLNSNVRKSYVPMMSLEFGKAYTGRIGLGLQIDRYDKNIPDTSMYNENLFIIQFQTRL